One part of the Streptomyces nigra genome encodes these proteins:
- a CDS encoding DUF4232 domain-containing protein, with translation MFRNHRKAFLLSAAVLGGALLMTACEDGDAAKDTGAAQSSAPASNTAGSSAASSGSAGGDSEKAGGAKGKGTGDAEDSGSGVDTGDGTRVPVEQGCGANDITWSTRSESQAGGYILVVAKAKPGITCYLPGTHPTVAFGSDGTEAGPAEQSVGEPIKLTGGTTAYAGVNPKTTNTNDGKELDSIIVAVDGSDADPVSLKVGTISVDKPIVTNWHTAAADAVPFD, from the coding sequence GCTGATGACCGCCTGTGAGGACGGGGACGCGGCCAAGGACACCGGTGCCGCGCAGAGCTCCGCGCCCGCCTCGAACACGGCGGGTTCGTCCGCCGCCTCGTCCGGCTCGGCGGGTGGGGACAGTGAGAAGGCGGGCGGTGCCAAGGGCAAGGGGACCGGCGACGCGGAGGACAGCGGGTCCGGGGTGGACACCGGTGACGGCACGCGGGTGCCGGTCGAGCAGGGCTGCGGGGCCAACGACATCACCTGGAGCACCCGTTCCGAATCGCAGGCGGGCGGATACATCCTGGTCGTCGCCAAGGCGAAGCCGGGGATCACCTGCTACCTGCCCGGCACCCACCCGACCGTGGCGTTCGGGTCGGACGGTACCGAGGCCGGCCCGGCGGAGCAGTCCGTCGGTGAGCCGATCAAGCTGACCGGCGGCACCACCGCCTACGCCGGTGTGAACCCGAAGACGACCAACACGAACGACGGCAAGGAGCTGGACTCCATCATCGTGGCCGTCGACGGTTCCGACGCCGACCCGGTCTCCCTGAAGGTCGGCACGATCTCCGTCGACAAGCCGATCGTCACCAACTGGCACACGGCCGCGGCCGACGCCGTTCCCTTCGACTGA
- a CDS encoding DUF4407 domain-containing protein gives MATDTPLRPYDSAPPDDDRGSVRPIPPGTGAAARLRRLIGIREELLAWVPEERTRYTWYGAIVLNTALVGALSMSLALGSFRSDLPLVVVLLVAAVWFWVVLVMDSWLVSSTHGTKVKKWSLGLRLLLSVLLGLFIAEPILFQIFDKEIRQEIAVGNEQKVADYRGMLVACNPTDGASTADRAECRRYQLKIAGSPAELSQQTESNASRAKALETQVASINRTLKDRMAAEQRLCGRDNWIWRGGVRDVTITCERAREDSSSYRETSKIDTYEKQLAALRAEGQTLAEKKNKAAETYQPLLQRAIDTRTKEREAALDTDGILTRAHGLKTVAGSDGFAFFLTIVLHLLLLGFDALPVLAKFMSGSTMYDRILGSRFEASRRLHAEELQVRHECARMEHDVQRHRVELDANDRMQTLDHRYRTAQAERAVKERAELDARMNRILRTRHA, from the coding sequence TTGGCCACTGACACCCCGCTGCGCCCGTACGACAGCGCCCCACCGGACGACGACCGGGGCTCCGTACGCCCGATCCCGCCCGGCACCGGAGCGGCCGCGCGGCTGCGCCGGCTGATCGGCATCCGCGAGGAGCTCCTCGCCTGGGTGCCGGAGGAGCGCACGCGCTACACCTGGTACGGCGCGATCGTCCTCAACACGGCCCTGGTCGGCGCCCTGTCCATGTCCCTGGCGCTCGGCAGCTTCCGCTCCGACCTGCCGCTGGTGGTCGTGCTCCTGGTCGCGGCGGTCTGGTTCTGGGTCGTCCTCGTGATGGACAGCTGGCTGGTCTCCAGCACCCACGGCACCAAGGTCAAGAAGTGGTCGCTCGGTCTGCGCCTGCTGCTGTCGGTGCTGCTGGGCCTGTTCATCGCCGAGCCGATCCTGTTCCAGATCTTCGACAAGGAGATCCGCCAGGAGATCGCCGTCGGCAACGAGCAGAAGGTCGCCGACTACCGGGGCATGCTCGTCGCCTGCAACCCGACGGACGGCGCCTCCACCGCCGACCGCGCGGAGTGCCGGCGCTACCAGCTGAAGATCGCCGGGTCCCCGGCGGAGCTCTCCCAGCAGACGGAGAGCAACGCGTCCCGGGCGAAGGCGCTGGAGACGCAGGTGGCGTCGATCAACCGGACGCTCAAGGACCGGATGGCGGCCGAACAGCGGCTCTGCGGCCGGGACAACTGGATCTGGCGGGGCGGCGTCAGGGACGTCACCATCACCTGCGAACGGGCCCGCGAGGACTCCTCGTCGTACCGCGAAACCAGCAAGATCGACACGTACGAGAAGCAGCTCGCGGCCCTCAGGGCCGAGGGCCAGACCCTCGCGGAGAAGAAGAACAAGGCCGCGGAGACCTACCAGCCGCTGCTCCAGCGGGCCATCGACACCCGGACGAAGGAACGCGAGGCCGCCCTGGACACGGACGGCATCCTCACCCGGGCGCACGGCCTGAAGACGGTCGCCGGCTCCGACGGCTTCGCCTTCTTCCTGACCATCGTCCTGCACCTGCTGCTTCTGGGCTTCGACGCCCTGCCCGTCCTGGCCAAGTTCATGAGCGGCAGCACCATGTACGACAGGATCCTCGGCTCCCGCTTCGAGGCCAGCCGCCGGCTGCACGCCGAGGAACTCCAGGTACGGCACGAGTGCGCGCGGATGGAACACGACGTACAGCGCCACCGCGTCGAACTCGACGCCAACGACCGGATGCAGACCCTGGACCACCGGTACCGGACCGCCCAGGCGGAACGCGCCGTGAAGGAACGCGCCGAGCTGGACGCCCGGATGAACCGCATCCTGCGCACCCGCCACGCCTGA
- a CDS encoding Pycsar system effector family protein: MPPIGAEPQSRPEQAMFDALQATHQHADMKAGILAAAQAAMVGTAGSWSGQALHTAQNGGLRGVVAGSLLVLFVCALLGGAGSLAATLRPRVLRPHGVNRYSFAHLAAGPDLLPPAGAEGEEERLRQELSCTIRFLAGVAVRKYRCLTVAVVCTAVMGVSAGLLVTARPLLT, translated from the coding sequence ATGCCGCCCATCGGCGCCGAACCGCAGAGCCGTCCCGAGCAGGCGATGTTCGACGCCCTGCAGGCCACACACCAGCACGCCGACATGAAGGCCGGGATCCTGGCCGCCGCCCAGGCGGCGATGGTCGGCACGGCGGGATCATGGAGCGGACAGGCCCTGCACACCGCGCAGAACGGCGGTCTACGGGGCGTAGTGGCCGGAAGTCTGCTGGTCCTGTTCGTCTGCGCGCTCCTGGGCGGCGCAGGATCACTGGCGGCCACGCTGCGCCCCCGGGTGCTGCGGCCCCACGGCGTCAACCGCTACAGCTTCGCGCATCTGGCGGCCGGTCCCGATCTTCTGCCGCCGGCCGGCGCCGAGGGCGAGGAGGAGCGGCTGCGCCAGGAGCTGTCCTGCACGATCCGGTTCCTCGCCGGAGTGGCCGTGCGCAAGTACCGGTGTCTGACGGTGGCGGTGGTGTGCACGGCGGTGATGGGCGTGAGCGCCGGGCTGCTGGTGACGGCCCGCCCGCTGCTGACCTGA
- a CDS encoding Crp/Fnr family transcriptional regulator, protein MPYGSVEWPARSLLGVLSPQARQEVLGLGVRKRFEAGEVLLREGATDRHVLVLLSGFAKVTARVENGETSLLAVRVGGDTVGEMAAVDGSAPRSATVTACGPMTARVVQPGPLHELLMRRPEVSVALTRIIADRLRWANRRRLDFRGYPAKVRLARLLVELATTYGHPVDGGVVVGCRLTQPELAALTGAAETTIHKGLRELRLNGLLETGYGTTTIRDLPRLTELADLTHE, encoded by the coding sequence ATGCCGTACGGCTCCGTGGAATGGCCCGCGCGCAGTCTGCTGGGGGTGCTGTCGCCGCAGGCGCGGCAGGAAGTGCTCGGGCTGGGCGTGCGGAAACGGTTCGAGGCCGGGGAGGTGCTGCTGCGCGAGGGGGCGACCGACCGGCATGTGCTGGTGCTGCTCTCCGGCTTCGCCAAGGTGACGGCACGGGTGGAGAACGGCGAGACCTCGCTCCTCGCGGTCCGCGTCGGCGGTGACACCGTCGGCGAGATGGCGGCCGTCGACGGCTCGGCGCCACGCTCGGCGACCGTGACGGCCTGCGGCCCGATGACGGCCCGGGTGGTGCAGCCCGGCCCGCTGCACGAGCTGCTGATGCGGCGGCCCGAGGTGTCCGTGGCGCTGACCAGGATCATCGCCGACCGGCTCCGCTGGGCGAACCGACGCCGTCTGGACTTCCGCGGCTACCCGGCGAAGGTCCGACTGGCCCGCCTCCTGGTGGAGCTGGCCACCACCTACGGGCACCCGGTGGACGGCGGAGTCGTCGTCGGCTGCCGGCTGACCCAGCCGGAGCTCGCCGCGCTCACCGGCGCCGCCGAGACCACCATCCACAAGGGCCTGAGAGAACTTCGCCTGAACGGGCTGCTGGAGACCGGCTACGGCACCACGACCATCCGTGACCTGCCCCGGCTGACGGAGCTGGCGGACCTGACCCACGAGTGA
- the metG gene encoding methionine--tRNA ligase: MEPPEGPESGGEKAYYVTTPIYYVNDAPHLGHAYTTLAADVLARWHRQRGEKVWFLTGTDEHGQKILRTATAHGVSPQEWCDRLVEEAWQPLWRHLEIAHDDFIRTTQRRHTDRVQEFVQDLYDNGEIYKADYEGPYCVHCEEFKIPAELLDGEGEYAGQKLCPIHRKPVELLQEENYFFRLSDYPERLLAHYGAHPEFIQPESARNEVVNFVRQGLQDLSISRSTFSWGVPVPWDDRHVIYVWVDALLNYATAAGYNENPAKFATTFPADVHLVGKDILRFHAVIWPAMLMANGLPLPGRIVANGWLLVGGEKMSKSNLTGIRPQDLTSHFGVDAYRWYFLRAIAFGQDGAFSWEDFSARYTSELANDYGNLASRVTAMIGRYLDGELPASTAEGDAEQAIRTGLTRTVAEADRRIGEDLDFQGGIAAIFDFVRQVNGYLTEQEPWKVAKDDSEAARARLATILCTAAESLRALAVLLHPVMPETSRRLWTSLGAEPALGPLADQRIQAAGDWGRLPAGTRVVKGAALFPRLEEGERGA, translated from the coding sequence ATGGAGCCGCCCGAGGGACCCGAGTCCGGTGGGGAGAAGGCGTACTACGTCACGACCCCCATCTACTACGTCAACGACGCCCCGCACCTGGGCCACGCCTATACGACGCTCGCCGCCGACGTCCTCGCGCGCTGGCACCGGCAGCGCGGTGAGAAGGTCTGGTTCCTCACCGGCACGGACGAGCACGGCCAGAAGATCCTGCGCACCGCGACCGCGCACGGCGTCTCCCCGCAGGAGTGGTGCGACCGGCTCGTCGAGGAGGCGTGGCAGCCCCTGTGGCGGCACCTGGAGATCGCGCACGACGACTTCATCCGCACCACGCAGCGCCGGCACACCGACCGCGTCCAGGAGTTCGTCCAGGACCTGTACGACAACGGCGAGATCTACAAGGCGGACTACGAGGGCCCGTACTGCGTCCACTGCGAGGAGTTCAAGATCCCCGCCGAACTCCTCGACGGGGAGGGCGAGTACGCGGGCCAGAAGCTGTGCCCGATCCACCGCAAGCCGGTGGAGCTCCTCCAGGAGGAGAACTACTTCTTCAGGCTGAGCGACTACCCCGAGCGGCTGCTCGCCCACTACGGGGCCCACCCGGAGTTCATCCAGCCCGAGTCCGCGCGCAACGAGGTCGTGAATTTCGTCCGGCAGGGCCTCCAGGACCTCTCGATCTCCCGCTCGACGTTCTCCTGGGGCGTCCCGGTGCCGTGGGACGACCGGCACGTCATCTACGTCTGGGTGGACGCGCTGCTGAACTACGCGACGGCGGCCGGCTACAACGAGAACCCGGCCAAGTTCGCGACGACGTTCCCGGCGGACGTCCATCTGGTCGGCAAGGACATCCTGCGCTTCCACGCGGTCATCTGGCCCGCGATGCTGATGGCCAACGGCCTGCCGCTGCCCGGCCGGATCGTCGCCAACGGCTGGCTGCTGGTGGGCGGCGAGAAGATGAGCAAGTCCAACCTCACCGGCATCAGGCCGCAGGACCTGACCTCGCACTTCGGCGTGGACGCGTACCGCTGGTACTTCCTGCGCGCGATCGCCTTCGGCCAGGACGGCGCGTTCTCCTGGGAGGACTTCTCCGCCCGCTACACCAGCGAGCTGGCCAACGACTACGGCAACCTGGCCTCCCGCGTGACGGCCATGATCGGCCGCTACCTCGACGGCGAGCTGCCCGCCTCCACCGCCGAGGGCGACGCCGAGCAGGCGATCCGCACCGGCCTGACCAGGACGGTCGCGGAGGCCGACCGCAGGATCGGCGAGGACCTGGACTTCCAGGGCGGCATCGCCGCGATCTTCGACTTCGTCCGGCAGGTCAACGGCTACCTCACCGAGCAGGAGCCGTGGAAGGTGGCCAAGGACGACAGCGAGGCGGCCCGGGCCCGGCTCGCGACGATCCTCTGCACCGCCGCGGAGTCGCTCCGCGCCCTCGCGGTCCTGCTGCACCCGGTGATGCCGGAGACGTCGCGGCGGCTGTGGACCTCCCTGGGCGCGGAACCCGCCCTCGGCCCGCTCGCGGACCAGAGAATCCAGGCGGCCGGGGACTGGGGCAGGCTGCCGGCCGGGACGAGGGTGGTGAAGGGGGCGGCGCTGTTCCCTCGGCTGGAGGAGGGGGAGCGGGGGGCCTGA
- a CDS encoding polysaccharide deacetylase family protein, whose translation MARHGGGRGWYGKLIGAALGVTILATGASVWTAQAGATGGAAPKAPAPAERAVEPVAVTIAHASEKGARGVNITIDDGPDPDWTPQVLDVLREHGVKATFCMVGTQAKAYPDLVKKVVAEGHRLCDHSVSHDTAMDKNSQTYQSQQILDAERMITEASGGVRPMYYRAPGGAFTPYSRKLAASRGMRPLGWNVDTKDFERPGADAIVATVRRELANGPTLLFHDAGGDRSQTVEALRRVLPWLAAQGYTCGFPVR comes from the coding sequence ATGGCACGGCACGGGGGCGGGCGGGGCTGGTACGGCAAGCTGATCGGGGCGGCGCTGGGCGTGACGATCCTGGCCACGGGGGCCTCGGTGTGGACCGCGCAGGCAGGGGCTACGGGCGGGGCGGCCCCCAAGGCGCCCGCGCCGGCGGAACGTGCCGTCGAGCCGGTCGCCGTGACCATCGCGCACGCCTCTGAGAAAGGGGCACGCGGCGTCAACATCACCATCGACGACGGCCCCGACCCCGACTGGACCCCGCAGGTCCTCGACGTGCTGCGCGAGCACGGGGTGAAGGCCACGTTCTGCATGGTCGGCACCCAGGCCAAGGCGTACCCGGACCTCGTGAAGAAGGTCGTCGCCGAGGGGCACCGGCTGTGCGACCACTCGGTGTCCCACGACACCGCCATGGACAAGAACTCCCAGACCTACCAGTCGCAGCAGATCCTGGACGCCGAGCGCATGATCACCGAGGCGTCCGGGGGCGTACGGCCCATGTACTACCGGGCACCGGGCGGGGCGTTCACCCCGTACAGCCGTAAGCTCGCCGCCTCGCGCGGTATGCGGCCGCTGGGCTGGAACGTCGACACCAAGGACTTCGAACGGCCGGGCGCGGACGCCATCGTCGCCACCGTGCGGCGCGAGCTGGCCAACGGGCCGACGCTGCTGTTCCACGACGCCGGTGGCGACCGCTCCCAGACCGTCGAGGCCCTGCGCCGCGTCCTGCCGTGGCTCGCGGCCCAGGGCTACACCTGCGGCTTCCCGGTGCGGTGA
- a CDS encoding alpha/beta fold hydrolase gives MGTVTTDDGTTIFYKDWGPRDGEPIVFHHGWPLSADDWDNQMLFFLSHGYRVIAHDRRGHGRSTQTSEGHDMDTYAADVAALTDALDLRDAVHIGHSTGGGEVTRYVARAKPGRVSKAVLAGAVPPIMVKSESNPGGTPIEVFDGFREGLAANRAQLYIDVPSGPFYGFNRPGAEVSQGLIDNWWRQGMMGAANAHYECIKAFSETDFTEDLKRIDVPVLVMHGSDDQIVPYQDSAPLSAKLLKNATLKTYEGYPHGMLTTHPDVLNPDILEFVRS, from the coding sequence ATGGGTACAGTCACCACCGACGACGGCACCACGATCTTCTACAAGGACTGGGGTCCACGCGACGGGGAGCCGATCGTCTTCCACCACGGCTGGCCGTTGAGCGCCGACGACTGGGACAACCAGATGCTGTTCTTCCTGTCGCACGGCTACCGGGTCATCGCCCATGACCGGCGCGGCCACGGACGGTCGACGCAGACCTCCGAAGGCCACGACATGGACACGTACGCGGCCGACGTCGCCGCCCTCACCGACGCGCTCGACCTGCGCGACGCGGTCCACATCGGGCACTCCACGGGCGGCGGCGAGGTCACGCGCTACGTCGCCCGCGCCAAGCCCGGCAGGGTCTCCAAGGCCGTGCTGGCGGGCGCCGTTCCGCCGATCATGGTCAAGTCGGAGAGCAACCCCGGCGGCACCCCGATCGAGGTGTTCGACGGGTTCCGCGAGGGTCTCGCCGCCAACCGGGCGCAGCTCTACATCGACGTGCCGTCGGGGCCGTTCTACGGCTTCAACCGTCCCGGCGCCGAGGTCTCGCAGGGACTGATCGACAACTGGTGGCGGCAGGGCATGATGGGCGCCGCCAACGCCCACTACGAATGCATCAAGGCGTTCTCCGAGACCGACTTCACCGAGGACCTGAAGCGGATCGACGTCCCGGTGCTGGTCATGCACGGCAGCGACGACCAGATCGTGCCGTACCAGGACTCGGCCCCCCTGTCGGCCAAGCTCCTGAAGAACGCAACGCTCAAGACGTACGAGGGCTATCCGCACGGGATGCTGACGACGCACCCGGACGTCCTCAACCCGGACATCCTGGAGTTCGTCCGGTCCTGA
- a CDS encoding DUF72 domain-containing protein, producing the protein MGDILVGTCSWTDRALVGSGWYPVGRRDAEGRLRHYAERFPVVEVDATYYALPGERNSALWAERTPDGFVFDVKAFSLLTGHPTRPALMPRGWPADARDPRILDEVWARFTAGIAPLRRAGRLGAVLFQFPPWFRPGARAETFLEQTARRTRGWPVSVEFRHPAWWRGEQADVTRALLTRHGMAAVAVDMAQTLPASVPPVAPVTSPGLSVVRFHGRSAHWGTGSKEERFRHCYDEDELCEWLPRLEALAGRVDALHVLFNNCCGDAAVRAAEAMTRLLGRTAKQAQGSGTGTGTA; encoded by the coding sequence ATGGGCGACATCCTGGTGGGCACGTGTTCGTGGACGGACCGGGCGCTGGTCGGCAGCGGCTGGTACCCGGTGGGGCGGCGGGACGCCGAGGGGCGGTTGCGGCACTACGCCGAGCGCTTCCCGGTGGTCGAGGTCGACGCCACGTACTACGCGCTGCCCGGGGAGCGGAACAGCGCCCTGTGGGCGGAGCGGACGCCGGACGGCTTCGTGTTCGACGTGAAGGCCTTCTCGCTGCTGACCGGGCATCCGACCCGGCCGGCCCTGATGCCGCGCGGCTGGCCGGCCGACGCGCGGGACCCGCGCATCCTGGACGAGGTGTGGGCGCGGTTCACGGCGGGGATCGCGCCGCTGCGGCGGGCCGGGCGGCTGGGTGCGGTGCTGTTCCAGTTCCCGCCGTGGTTCCGGCCCGGGGCGCGCGCGGAGACGTTTCTGGAGCAGACGGCGCGGCGGACGCGGGGGTGGCCGGTGAGCGTGGAGTTCCGGCATCCGGCGTGGTGGCGGGGCGAACAGGCGGACGTCACCCGGGCGTTGCTCACCCGGCACGGGATGGCGGCGGTCGCCGTGGACATGGCGCAGACACTGCCCGCGTCCGTGCCACCGGTCGCCCCGGTCACCTCGCCCGGGCTGTCGGTCGTACGGTTCCACGGCCGCAGCGCGCACTGGGGGACCGGCAGCAAGGAGGAGCGCTTCCGGCACTGCTACGACGAGGACGAGCTGTGCGAGTGGCTGCCCCGGCTGGAGGCGCTGGCCGGCCGCGTGGACGCCCTGCATGTGCTGTTCAACAACTGCTGCGGGGACGCGGCCGTACGGGCCGCCGAGGCCATGACACGGCTCCTGGGCCGTACGGCGAAGCAGGCGCAGGGCAGCGGCACCGGTACAGGCACCGCTTAG
- a CDS encoding FG-GAP repeat domain-containing protein has translation MRARRSGWGTAAVAGTLATLTALSLTACGPTAHDDAKAEPSPLRVADAPAELPVPRGDGSKVPDDFNGDGHRDLVLNDLVKAQAHTDDAGIGIVYGSARGLAPGARQLLDPRRNAAATDGQQPAVFDAEATCDLDDDGFTDLVVSTDPPFDGQGRPPVPLQILFGSPGGLTGKGVKLTVPDKARIGNDWPDQPVCGDFDGDDAQDLVVHASGGRLSFLRGPFDRDGAPRAAGAPLPSPGNLPTGPAADVDGDGYDDLIVRTAEGSGKSAVVLGGPDGPNRTGVTLPAGIDLALGAFGRGKALDAAVGAMGGTSLRYDLPAVAARASLGTSGSMLDAADFDGDGLSELLSSGSQLRVFPGRSGGLRTAGMVTVKPPARGTTRVLATGDFDGDDRADLVVRTYVGETKDTVAVYPGRAAKDGLLAAEPTVTFSSSEFLAP, from the coding sequence GTGCGCGCGCGACGAAGCGGGTGGGGTACGGCGGCCGTGGCCGGCACCCTCGCCACCCTCACGGCCCTGTCCCTGACGGCGTGCGGCCCCACCGCCCACGACGACGCGAAGGCCGAGCCCAGCCCGCTGCGGGTCGCCGACGCTCCCGCCGAGCTCCCCGTCCCGCGGGGCGACGGCAGCAAGGTCCCGGACGACTTCAACGGGGACGGGCACCGCGACCTCGTCCTGAACGACCTGGTGAAGGCGCAGGCGCACACGGACGACGCCGGCATCGGGATCGTCTACGGAAGCGCCCGCGGACTCGCGCCCGGCGCCCGGCAGCTGCTCGACCCCCGGCGGAACGCGGCCGCCACCGACGGGCAGCAGCCGGCCGTCTTCGACGCGGAGGCGACCTGCGACCTCGACGACGACGGCTTCACCGACCTGGTGGTCTCCACCGACCCGCCGTTCGACGGCCAGGGCCGGCCGCCGGTCCCGCTGCAGATCCTCTTCGGCTCGCCCGGCGGCCTGACCGGCAAGGGGGTCAAGCTGACCGTCCCCGACAAGGCCCGTATCGGCAACGACTGGCCGGACCAGCCCGTGTGCGGCGACTTCGACGGCGACGACGCCCAGGACCTCGTCGTGCACGCCTCGGGCGGCCGGCTCAGCTTCCTGCGCGGCCCGTTCGACCGCGACGGCGCCCCCCGCGCGGCCGGCGCGCCCCTGCCCTCGCCCGGCAACCTCCCCACGGGACCGGCCGCCGACGTCGACGGCGACGGCTACGACGACCTGATCGTGCGTACGGCGGAGGGCTCCGGCAAGTCGGCGGTGGTCCTCGGCGGCCCCGACGGCCCGAACCGCACGGGGGTCACCCTGCCCGCCGGCATCGACCTCGCCCTCGGCGCCTTCGGCCGGGGCAAGGCCCTGGACGCGGCGGTCGGCGCGATGGGAGGAACGTCTCTGCGCTACGACCTCCCGGCCGTCGCCGCCCGCGCGTCGCTCGGCACCTCCGGCTCGATGCTGGACGCGGCAGACTTCGACGGCGACGGACTGAGCGAACTGCTGTCCAGCGGCTCGCAGTTGCGGGTCTTCCCGGGCCGCTCCGGCGGGCTCCGCACGGCCGGCATGGTCACCGTGAAGCCGCCGGCCCGCGGCACCACACGCGTCCTGGCCACCGGCGACTTCGACGGCGACGACCGGGCGGACCTGGTCGTACGGACGTATGTCGGCGAGACCAAGGACACGGTGGCCGTGTATCCGGGCCGCGCGGCGAAGGACGGCCTGCTGGCGGCCGAGCCGACGGTGACGTTCTCCAGCTCGGAGTTCCTGGCGCCCTGA
- a CDS encoding DUF5701 family protein — MPETSSTAAVTALPPLAAQAERLIELGVHDLAKTPADDLRAFAGRAGDAHPGALLTVHPDRVPASALAPLLRRRDKPGFVVVDMPDVDDFAPVGVELPGGPEEGPFHLVTGVDRGDDLANWSPEEALPELTGRGRTPLTLTEGLHWVLQQPAALERGRCFMTIASRLRKADGTFDARTPAIWISNGTGRDGRERKDAPKVGWCWWGNRHTWLGFASTTGRVHP; from the coding sequence GTGCCCGAGACCTCGTCCACCGCCGCCGTCACCGCCCTGCCGCCGCTCGCCGCGCAGGCGGAGCGCCTGATCGAGCTGGGCGTGCACGACCTCGCCAAGACCCCGGCCGACGACCTGCGCGCCTTCGCCGGGCGGGCCGGGGACGCCCACCCCGGCGCCCTGCTCACCGTGCACCCGGACCGTGTCCCGGCCTCCGCGCTCGCGCCGCTGCTGCGCCGGCGCGACAAGCCCGGCTTCGTGGTCGTCGACATGCCCGACGTCGACGACTTCGCCCCCGTCGGCGTCGAACTCCCCGGCGGGCCCGAGGAGGGGCCCTTCCACCTCGTCACCGGTGTGGACCGGGGGGACGATCTGGCCAACTGGAGCCCCGAGGAGGCGCTGCCCGAGCTCACCGGGCGGGGCCGTACGCCGCTGACCCTCACCGAGGGCCTGCACTGGGTGCTCCAGCAGCCGGCGGCCCTGGAGCGCGGCCGCTGCTTCATGACGATCGCCTCCCGGCTGCGCAAGGCCGACGGCACCTTCGACGCCCGCACCCCGGCGATCTGGATCAGCAACGGCACCGGCCGTGACGGCCGTGAGCGCAAGGACGCCCCGAAGGTCGGCTGGTGCTGGTGGGGGAACCGCCACACCTGGCTGGGCTTCGCCTCCACCACCGGGCGCGTGCACCCCTGA
- a CDS encoding DUF2637 domain-containing protein, with translation MRTDYEPVGEQPHYTQQLDMQNLWQPSDGSMSPEAWDLDEELAQMLGAARAPDPSPPRQEADRRPAPRPVHRKRPQPGAHSLTKNPKVLTVSILVTLITLCAVTMLTWSISYSYDQLRTIALLVVAPKLAHWWPLTVYGPWLLAGLSILRASVQRRTARKSWAVMLIASGTAVALCIGQSPHSLLAMVVVGIPPITALVCFRELIGQFSSRPGPRHAADAVGAQKQPPKG, from the coding sequence ATGAGGACCGACTATGAGCCGGTGGGCGAGCAGCCTCATTACACCCAGCAGCTCGATATGCAGAACCTCTGGCAGCCGTCGGACGGAAGCATGTCGCCTGAGGCCTGGGACCTGGACGAGGAGCTGGCGCAGATGCTCGGCGCCGCCCGCGCCCCGGACCCGTCCCCGCCCCGTCAGGAGGCCGACCGCCGCCCCGCGCCCCGCCCGGTGCACCGCAAGCGGCCGCAGCCCGGAGCGCACTCGCTCACCAAGAACCCCAAGGTCCTCACCGTCTCGATCCTGGTCACCCTCATCACCCTGTGCGCGGTGACGATGCTCACCTGGTCCATCTCGTACTCGTACGACCAGCTCCGGACGATCGCGCTGCTCGTGGTGGCGCCCAAGCTGGCCCACTGGTGGCCGTTGACCGTCTACGGCCCGTGGCTGCTGGCGGGGCTGTCCATCCTGCGGGCGTCGGTCCAGCGCCGGACCGCCCGCAAGTCCTGGGCCGTCATGCTGATCGCCTCCGGCACCGCCGTGGCGCTGTGCATCGGGCAGTCGCCGCACTCGCTGCTGGCGATGGTGGTCGTGGGGATCCCGCCGATCACCGCCCTGGTGTGCTTCCGCGAGCTGATCGGGCAGTTCTCGTCCCGGCCCGGCCCCCGGCACGCCGCCGACGCGGTGGGCGCCCAGAAGCAGCCGCCGAAGGGGTAG
- a CDS encoding zinc-ribbon domain-containing protein has translation MIIFGTKGYLYQLAVLTLVCGQCGNPSAHALRKRITKFTLFFVPLFPVSTRYATQCTFCGAEQKVTQEQADRLLAQAAPGGPGQQAYGEPRQPYRP, from the coding sequence GTGATCATCTTCGGCACCAAGGGCTACCTCTACCAGCTCGCCGTACTGACGCTGGTGTGCGGCCAGTGCGGCAACCCCTCGGCCCATGCGCTGAGGAAGCGGATCACGAAGTTCACGCTGTTCTTCGTGCCGCTCTTCCCCGTCTCCACCCGGTACGCGACGCAGTGCACGTTCTGCGGCGCGGAGCAGAAGGTCACCCAGGAGCAGGCCGACCGGCTTCTGGCGCAGGCCGCCCCCGGGGGCCCCGGTCAGCAGGCGTACGGCGAGCCGCGGCAGCCGTACCGGCCCTGA